The genomic DNA agaaacaaacaaaaacactcatTAGTTCAAAACAGCATAAGATACCTGCTATGTATTTTGACAATCTGTGATCTAACAACTTCAGTGAGTTTTCACTCCAATTTACATGAAAACAAGTTGAAATATTGTCTTACCATCATCCTTTTTGAGTTGACTCTTGACTCTTCTCTTTTTGCcctgcaaacacaaaaacaaacacattgcaCTTAATATCTGTCATCAGCTGatcattttttgtgattttgttttataAGTTCTAGTGTTGTGATATATGAGTTGTACGTCAGCAGAGTGTACATACATAGTTGTTGCAGACAGACCAGTTGGGGTGTTGCTCTTCATGGAGCTTACTTTCTTTGTCGGCCTGGTCGTAATATCTGGCCTGCTCCTCGTTTGACATCGCGTTCCACTGTGGAGAGATAATAACACATATcagcacacacaccaacacaaaaCTACAGGCTGCATTAACAAGAGCATTAAAACATGTAATCTAAGTTTGAATTTATAAGTTCTCTGCACATGCAACAGTAAATGAAAATCTTTAAAAGTGTCAATGTCAAGATGTAAAGATGTAGAGTTAGAGAGATAAGAGATAAGAGAGTGTCTGATACAGACGGAGCAAACACACTTACTCTCCGTCCCAGGAGAGTGTTAATCACTGAACTGCGAGTTCCTGGTTCCATTTCGGCCTTAACATTTGCCCTCTGATCCTTCATGAACAGCATGAAGGCATTAAGAGGCTTCTTGACATATTGTCTATCATCGTCTTCACGCTTTTGCTTCCTGtgacaaaacaggaaaaaaggagAATTTTAGAAAGAAACACTAAAGTAAGCAAAAATAATAcaagaaatgtagaaatgacaTGCTTGTCTGTGCTGTACGTTGAAAGCAAGGAATTAAATACTAGACAGAGCTCACTTACTTTACTGCGTTGTTGCTCGGTGGTGGTGGAGCTGCAAagttagcagcagcagtagcattTCCTGATGAAGTCTTGTATACCACCATTCTATTCCTACATGTAGAGAGATACAGAGATACATCAGATAATCAAAATCAGAAGCCCAATATctgtttatacttttacttaaccctcctgttgcgggtcaaatagacccatttcaaagtttaaaaatctaaaaaaaaaatagaaaaataaaaataaaaattcaatgtcatgtaaaaccattgtattttatatgtaggtcttttccaatgtacatacaaacatgcatttaaaaaaaaaagaaaaacaagtgaattatcctcattgaaccatgatctgtgagaggtaaagaacacctttggactaaatattgattggaaTGGTTAGAAATGGAgtaattaatgaaatataaacaatgtttattgggattttttagtttctgacagtTTTGAATAGTTAAACAtgcccgggtcaaattgacccatgaacattattgctgttcctgagaaacgatcataacaggagggttaaactgtgtgtatttgtttccATTTATGTGTGAGTAACTTACATCTTTGCAACAGGAACCAGGTTCTGAAAGGATTTCACCAATGGCAGGTTGTTATActggagacacaaaaacatagaGAACAGGTGGTTGGACAAGCTGCGATGATGTCACCAGCTGCGTACCTGTTTCACACCCAGTCACGTCACAAAAGAAAATTTGAACAATCTTGCTGGTTTACTGATCAGATTAACATTCAATTCAGTTGAGTTATAAGGTGAATAAAGTATCATATCATCCaatctaaatataatataatacaatataaaacaggATAACACagtataatttatttatcctaaaaaataaatgcacctGAGCTACAAGACTGTGGATGCTTCATCTTCTAAATAGTAAAATGTGActttcagagtgtgtgtgcttaACCAGGGTCTTACTGTTTGTTGAGGAACTGCAGGGTAACTGGCAGCTGCTGCATATGGACAAAGATACACATATTGCAGGTTCTgtgaggagagagggaaggtTAGCCAGCCATAAATACACATTCAAAACCCTGTTCTCTTCCTTTAATACAAAccattatgcatttatttagaccctaaccctaaaaatacAAGTATAATTTAAGGAGAGatagagaaaaaaaggatataGTTACATAGTAAAGGGTCTTACTGTTTGTTGAGGAGCTGCATTTGGGGCAGTGCATATATATGGCAGGTTCTGTGAAGACAGGGAGGGTTAGTCgggtataaaacacacacttaaaatataatttcaaaCACCAATacttaaatacaaaacaaacaatagtaAAACCCATCAAGTACTACTTTGTCGAACAATCATTTATGCTGCTCCTCAAGGTAAAATGGGGTCACATATTGTCTTATTCCATTCCAGCCCTGTGTCGAACctatattcaattcaattcaattggctttattggcatgacgtaacactgtacatattgccaaagcaagcgtcagaaaaaaagataacagtaaggaaagcaatatttacaataaattatcataattctattattcattttaaaagaaaagaaaaactaataacaataaaagaaagcaatatttacaatcattgaattacaatcaacctATACCTAGTATCTTACCTGTCCCTGGAACTGAGGGTATGCCTGGTTTTGCAGGTGGTATGTCTGCTGAAATGTAGCCACCAGGGCGGTGTTCCCACAGTGTCCTCCGCAGTTGGATTGTTTCACAGCATCAGGAGGAAGTGGAGCTGGAGGTGGAAGGTTGGTTAACACACCTGCAGTAGAATCCATGAGAGCGGTAGGCATCTCTGTGGGATCCACGGTGTTTATAACACTGTCAATTTTGTCAATGTTCCTGTTTACTGACATATTGTTACTACATTCCTGCAACACACAAATGAGATGCTTATGGAACACTTTCATAGGAGGAAACTCGATAAAACATCTGGTTCACACTACATAGTTAGAGTTCAGCAGCATTTGTGCGGCCTTACAATGGTAACATACTACTGATTATTACAGATAATACTGATATTCATATAGCAAAATTAGAAATACAGGGGAAAGTAAAAACACACCTACACAATGAGAGTTTGTCACTGAGACAAGCATATAATCATGTTACTGAGTGGAAAGTTCCTACTGTAGACATAGTACTACTTGTGCAATTATGAAATGTAATAGTATGAatttacttcactacatgtcaaagaaaaaaatactgtacatttacacTGCATTTATTTGATAGCTATTTACTTACCTTGCAGACAAACATTTTACACTTAAACATTTTTACCACTTAAATAaacatgatgcatttttaaagctattttaaaagatgcatttttaaagcattttttaaaaaggtgcattttttgaaagatgcattttttaaagatgGACTACCCAAAAATCTatcaaatagttaaaaaaacaaaacaagaatcaCATCCACAGAATACAACATTTTAATTCACCACTCATGTTGAGAATTTTGTattaataatccaaaaatatatgatatatggtATAATCTGCATTTTTTAAGCAATTCTGCTGCAAATGCTTCTTCCAACAGTTTCTGCAATAAACCATCAAGTAACATCCAAAAAACTCACTTTCTAACAATTTTTAGCTGTCAATACAACAGTATTCTTTAAATCCAGCTGTCTGTTTTGAGagataaatgcattttaatcaaTCATTTAAGTGGTTTAACACTTAGCAAAAACAGTTAGCTGTTAAGAGCTCCTGAATCATAAAGTGAGGGTTCAGCTAGCTAACAATCTTTGTCTTGTCTGGTTGTTCTAGTTGCTCGAATTTCTCTGTAGAAAATGCTCTCGCAGTGAAGTTTCCAGGTGAAATGGTCACAACTTTCTGAGACACACAAGTTGTGTTATAAACAACGTGATAATGTCCGCATCCTAACATTTGATCATAAATCAGAACGTTCATTCTACGTTCACGTGTGGCaacacatttatacacatatgttcatatataatatacagtactgtgcaaaagttttaggcaggtgtgggaaaaaaaactgtataataagaatgctttcaaaaatagaaatgtttattttttttattagttggcaaaatgcaaagtgagggaacacagtactgtatatttatatacacacacacattcatataaatataaatacacacacatagtacATTATGTGCTACCTGTGCCATGAATGCA from Centropristis striata isolate RG_2023a ecotype Rhode Island chromosome 19, C.striata_1.0, whole genome shotgun sequence includes the following:
- the LOC131992716 gene encoding transcription factor 7-like 1-A isoform X3; translated protein: MSVNRNIDKIDSVINTVDPTEMPTALMDSTAGVLTNLPPPAPLPPDAVKQSNCGGHCGNTALVATFQQTYHLQNQAYPQFQGQNLPYICTAPNAAPQQTNLQYVYLCPYAAAASYPAVPQQTYNNLPLVKSFQNLVPVAKMNRMVVYKTSSGNATAAANFAAPPPPSNNAVKKQKREDDDRQYVKKPLNAFMLFMKDQRANVKAEMEPGTRSSVINTLLGRRWNAMSNEEQARYYDQADKESKLHEEQHPNWSVCNNYGKKRRVKSQLKKDDAASASISEPPKKQCVTPTYTGMMGAPYTPTGLIAPSPPGHIWIPHTQTPAVWSVNDLAELPDVYSWFDIPGSPSCVHLTWGW
- the LOC131992716 gene encoding transcription factor 7-like 1-A isoform X2, which produces MFKCKMFVCKECSNNMSVNRNIDKIDSVINTVDPTEMPTALMDSTAGVLTNLPPPAPLPPDAVKQSNCGGHCGNTALVATFQQTYHLQNQAYPQFQGQNLPYICTAPNAAPQQTNLQYVYLCPYAAAASYPAVPQQTYNNLPLVKSFQNLVPVAKMNRMVVYKTSSGNATAAANFAAPPPPSNNAVKKQKREDDDRQYVKKPLNAFMLFMKDQRANVKAEMEPGTRSSVINTLLGRRWNAMSNEEQARYYDQADKESKLHEEQHPNWSVCNNYGKKRRVKSQLKKDDASASISEPPKKQCVTPTYTGMMGAPYTPTGLIAPSPPGHIWIPHTQTPAVWSVNDLAELPDVYSWFDIPGSPSCVHLTWGW
- the LOC131992716 gene encoding transcription factor 7-like 1-A isoform X1, with protein sequence MFKCKMFVCKECSNNMSVNRNIDKIDSVINTVDPTEMPTALMDSTAGVLTNLPPPAPLPPDAVKQSNCGGHCGNTALVATFQQTYHLQNQAYPQFQGQNLPYICTAPNAAPQQTNLQYVYLCPYAAAASYPAVPQQTYNNLPLVKSFQNLVPVAKMNRMVVYKTSSGNATAAANFAAPPPPSNNAVKKQKREDDDRQYVKKPLNAFMLFMKDQRANVKAEMEPGTRSSVINTLLGRRWNAMSNEEQARYYDQADKESKLHEEQHPNWSVCNNYGKKRRVKSQLKKDDAASASISEPPKKQCVTPTYTGMMGAPYTPTGLIAPSPPGHIWIPHTQTPAVWSVNDLAELPDVYSWFDIPGSPSCVHLTWGW